In a genomic window of Ranitomeya imitator isolate aRanImi1 chromosome 5, aRanImi1.pri, whole genome shotgun sequence:
- the LOC138681608 gene encoding uncharacterized protein, with product MEGVLANIAKIYADFTFEANQLAVSVREREEERLRILRQRRKRRLWIHPITAQRMTRGVYSTLYIELRENPQKFFNYVRMRAENFEFLLGYVEDCIRRRDTQMRFSISPAERLMVTIRFLATGESFSSLHFQFRLGISTISGIIRDTCRALWECLQAEYIPEPSQERWLEIAQNFHQICQFPNCVGAVDGKHIRIVKPSGSGSQFYNYKKYFSIVLMAIADAQCKFIAVDIGAYGRANDSQIFKNSPMGRRLYGETFEFPPPRPLPGTTGPLLPFVCVGDDAFQLSPHLLKPFGSSGLTQRKKIYNYRLTRARRVVECAFGILTAKWRVLLTAIKLQTETVDDVVKACVVLHNFVLSK from the exons atggaaggagtcctggcgaacattgcaaagatctatgcggattttacttttgaggcaaatcagttggcagtcagcgttcgagagagggaggaagaaagactgcgcatcctacggcagcggcggaagagaaggctgtggatccatcccatcacagcacaacgtatgacccgtggtgtttattccacgctttacatcgaactaagggaaaaccctcagaagttcttcaattatgtgaggatgagagctgaaaatttcgaatttttattgggctatgtggaagactgtatacggagacgagacacccagatgcgattctccatatcaccagcagagcgtctcatggtgactattcg attccttgcaactggagagtcgttctcatccctccattttcaatttcggcttgggatatccaccatctcggggatcatcagagatacctgccgggcattgtgggagtgcctacaagcggaatacatcccagagccatcacaggagaggtggctggagattgcccaaaattttcatcaaatttgccagtttccaaattgtgttggagcagttgatggaaagcacatacggatcgtcaaaccttcaggctctggatcacagttttataactataagaagtacttctctattgtgttgatggccatagccgatgcacaatgcaagttcatcgctgtcgatatcggtgcgtatggacgcgcaaatgattcacaaatctttaaaaattcaccaatggggcgccgtttatatggagagacatttgagtttccgccccctagacctctccctggaaccactggtccactattaccatttgtttgcgttggagatgatgcgttccagctttccccacatttgctgaaaccctttggaagtagtggactgacccagaggaagaaaatttacaattaccgcttaaccagagcacgaagagtagtggaatgtgcttttggcatcttaactgccaaatggagagtcctgctaactgcaattaaactgcagactgaaactgtcgatgatgtggtcaaagcgtgcgtggtcctgcacaattttgttttatcaaaataa